TTTGATCTTCTTGATTTAGAACAAGCAAAAGCTGGATTGGCTCAATACAATCCTTTTGTGTTGAACAAGACTATTGCCGAAGCTTATGAAGCAGTTGTTGATGTGTTGGGGGCAAGTGGTCTAATGGTGATTGCTGACAATCACATGAGCCAACCAAGATGGTGTTGCTCTCTTGACGATGGGAATGGCTTCTTTGGAAACCGCTATTTTGACCCTCAAGAATGGCTACAAGGTCTTAGCTTAGTTGCTCAACGCTTTAACAACAAATCCACGGTATGTAACATCAAGAgattttcttatcattttttcttaaaactaaactgaagcatttaaaaatttctataatattttcattaaacaaagaattttttttgtggttGTTTAGGTGGTAGGGATGAGTCTACGAAATGAGTTACGAGGAATGATGGAAAATGCAAATGATTGGAACAATTATGTAACTCAAGGAGTAACCACGATCCATAAAATAAATCCAGCAGTTTTAGTGATTGTTTCAGgtttaaattatgataatgATCTTCGATGCTTAAAGGATAAGCCTTTGAATGTAAGCACCTTAGACAATAAGTTGGCTTTTGAGGTGCACCTTTATTCTTTCAGTGGAGATTCTGAGAGCAAGTTTGTGCAACAGCCATTGAACAATATTTGTGCAAAAATTATGCATGAATTTATAGATCATGCTGAGTTTGTAATTGAAGGACCAAACCCATTTCCTTTATTTGTTAGTGAATATGGGTATGATCAAAGAGAGGTTGACGATGCGGAAAATCGATTCATGAGTTGTTTCACAGCCCATCTTGCACAAAAAGATTTGGATTGGGCATTGTGGACATGGCAAGGTAGTTATTATTATAGAGAAGGTCAAGCAGAACTTGCGGAAACGTTTGGAGTGCTTGACTCTAATTGGACTCAAATTAAGAACCCTAACTTTGTCCAGAAGTTTCAACTATTGCAAACCATGTTGCAAGGTAACTatactaattattttcaatgttgTGATTAGGGAAAGTTAATGTTAGATAGTTCAATTAGtgtttttgtaaaaaagtaacaattttgataacattttttttatggtatGCAGATCCATATTCCAATGCATCGTTCTCATATGTTATATATCATGTACAAAGTGGGCAATGTATCGAAGTCTCTAATGACAACAAAGAAATTTTCCTCACCAATTGCTCCACCTCAAGTCGATGGAGTCATGACAATGATAGTACTCCAATCAAGATGTCAAGCACTGGTTTGTGCTTGAAGGCTAGTGGAGAAGGTCTGGAGGCATCTCTTTCAACTGACTGCATAGGCAAACAAAGCCTTTGGAGTGCCATTTCAAATTCTAACCTTCATTTGGGAACTGTCACAGAAGATGGAAAAAGTCTTTGTCTACAGATTATTGAAAGctcaaattcttcaaaaattgTGACCAACTCTTGTATTTGCACAACCAATGATCCAACTTGCCTCCAAGACACACAAAGCCAATGGTTTGAACTTGTTGCAACCAACACATTACTGTGATTGGCTCCCTACTTCTAAGATTTATTATATGAAAACCCCTTATCATTTATGACTATTTTGAAGccaatgtttctttttcatttcaaatttttcttatcttCAATTGATTTAAGAACCTCAGTAGTTCTAATCATAAACTATAGACTCGTACAATAAAGTAGGACAAAAAATCAGTTTTAGACATTGGAAAATTTATcacctaaattaaaaaaatatattcacgCTAACACATTCAAATTAATGGTcttcaattttgaatgaatttttctttccttcagGTGTGTGGAATACTCATccaattgtttaatttttcttttcttttataaaaacgagttaatttttcttttcttttataaagacGTTATATTAACTCGGAAAAAATTCAAGCTCGTGGCAAtcacttaaaataattttttaaaaactcatgTCTATAATAGCAGTTATTTTTGGATAAACATGTTGGatttattttaagtataatattattattaatgtgaCTCATATgcattatatgttatttatctCTTTTGGGTCTATAAATAGATCCTGATCCTCTCACGGTCTAATTCAACTAGTTTACTCTCATTCAGAAAACTAATTAAGTTCTAAAGGAAAAGGTCAAGTGAGAGACGTAATCCTTTAGAAGGTCATTCATAGATCAATATATGTTATCTTTTAACTAAATTGCATTTGGtgatatttattgttttatacaaTGTTAAAGTTTTACTGTATattcatgaaaataaaactaacatGTGATATCAGATATTTGATCGAGAACTTATGATTTTTCATTGATCGGTAAGATTTATAAATTCATGTTTCTGCTGGAaagtaattttgtttaatttttctttaatagatGAAGAACTTTATTggataagaaaatattaacaaaataatagtaaataaataaataaatcgaAAGGTATGGAAGAAATCACCAACAACTCAAGTTTGATTAAGTTATCTTTGGTTGATTTTTCATGGATTAAGTCTTCTGATGtgattgtgtttatttattaatctattattgtttttttataatcaaGAATACATgtgaatttcaaattaatctaattgatttaaatatattattcttagattttcaaaatctGTAATTATAAAGTCATATCATAAAAACATCAATATGATGatcatataaattatatatcatgataataatataacGTATGATTTAAACAGTAACTTATATTcttgtaatttaaattacaCAATTTAGATTGAAAGAGAGTTTTGGAAAAAGttatttgcaatattaatattttttaaattttacaaaaaaaaatataacttaaaaattatgttatttgatATCTATACGTTAGGAATAATTTGTTGGGACTAAATTAGCAAGTTACCTAGATATCAAATGAGACTTAATTGGTGAAAACAATTaagttttagaaattgaaaacaatattttatcttcttcttgtcatgaaaaaaaaatttattttctcttcttatcatgaaaaatattctATCTActtattatgaaaaaagaaaaataaaaataaagaaaaaataaaataaagatcattaaaaaaataatcataagataattgattaaaaattcatatatttttctttttaaaataaagttattgaagattaattatattcttaattacttcattaatatattaaattatgtacgtttaaattccaaaaaatttggtacaataaattaaattatgttttattatcttttgtgtttggtttaaatcacaaataatttaaagcatgtatttgttttttattacttgattattattattatatctatagtataaataatttgatagtCACCAAAGTGGCCAAATTATTAACTGTTCTatagatatcaaattaaagttaagTTAATTCAATTATCAATGTTTGCAATTGTTTTGTTGCAATATATCTATATTATGATAATTTGTTAGACATCAAAATGGTTAAATTAGTAAGTCTTGTAGATATATAccattgatattattttgtaaattaagaaaatattacttgtgattattttgttatgatatttatattatgaatGGTTTGTTAGTCACGAGAGTGGTCAAATTAGTAAGTTCAAATAAAGCTAACTCAATTACTCATGTATGTGATTACTCATGTATGTGATGCTAACGaatgatatgatattaattatGAAACATAAAGATATTATCGTGAGtatattgattttcattattataaaacatttaaattgaCCGATcaatagttttataattttgaatcttaTTGTAGTTAATTGATGTATTTGGTTagatatttttagtatatCCAAATATAACTAATGTATGTAATTTGAgcaatcaaattaaatctaGCGTTAGTTAAgaataaatattgtaattgTTGTGCCTTCCTCAAAAGAACATCAATGTATAAGTTAAGAATTACTTAATATTATCTTAATCAatgttatatctttaattttatttttcaaagcaATAGTCTATAAgcatatttattttgtaattgcAACATATGTTTCGGTTTCTCTTCATTCGCATACTACGTCTATAATCAAGTTTAATGGACTCACTTTTCCTGATTGGTGGGAACAAATTCGATTCAATATTGGAGTTTTGGA
This DNA window, taken from Cucumis sativus cultivar 9930 chromosome 6, Cucumber_9930_V3, whole genome shotgun sequence, encodes the following:
- the LOC101207450 gene encoding glycosyl hydrolase 5 family protein, translating into MERTIQVILLLALVSVFSSFSAYSLPLSTHGRWIIDSQSGKRVKLVCVNWPSHTQSMLIEGLNHRPLKELADEAIKLRFNCVRLTYATHMFTRYANRTVEENFDLLDLEQAKAGLAQYNPFVLNKTIAEAYEAVVDVLGASGLMVIADNHMSQPRWCCSLDDGNGFFGNRYFDPQEWLQGLSLVAQRFNNKSTVVGMSLRNELRGMMENANDWNNYVTQGVTTIHKINPAVLVIVSGLNYDNDLRCLKDKPLNVSTLDNKLAFEVHLYSFSGDSESKFVQQPLNNICAKIMHEFIDHAEFVIEGPNPFPLFVSEYGYDQREVDDAENRFMSCFTAHLAQKDLDWALWTWQGSYYYREGQAELAETFGVLDSNWTQIKNPNFVQKFQLLQTMLQDPYSNASFSYVIYHVQSGQCIEVSNDNKEIFLTNCSTSSRWSHDNDSTPIKMSSTGLCLKASGEGLEASLSTDCIGKQSLWSAISNSNLHLGTVTEDGKSLCLQIIESSNSSKIVTNSCICTTNDPTCLQDTQSQWFELVATNTLL